AGCGCGTGCACCTGCTGGACGCCCTGCGCGGCTTCGCGCTGCTGGGCGTCTTCGTCTCCAACAGCCTGAGCTGGTTCAGCGGCCGGCAGCTCCTGCCGCAGGAGCAGTCCCAGGCGCTGGCCGCGCCCCTGCTGGAGACGGTGGTCCGCCAGCTCTACGCCTTCTTCGTGGACCAGAAGTTCGTCACCCTCTTCTCCCTGCTCTTCGGCCTGGGCTTCGCGCTCCAGATGACGCGCGCGGAGGGGCGGGGCACGTCCATCGTGCCGGTGTACCGGCGCCGGCTGCTCGCACTGCTGGGCATCGGGTTGGTCCACATGTTCGCCATCTGGGTGGGCGACATCCTCAGCACCTACGCGCTGGTGGGCTTCGTGCTGCTGTTGTTCCGCCAGCGCTCGGACCGGACGGTGCTCACCTGGGTGGCGGTGCTCTTCGTCGTCCTGCCGCTCACGCTGTCCGTCGCGCAGCGCTTCGGCCCGGAGCTGCTGCACGGCCAAGAGGCCGCGGAAGCCGCCGCCAGGGCCACGCGCGAGGAGGACGCCGCGCACCGCACGGAGTTCCTCACCGGCCTGTCCAGCGAGTCCGTGCTCACGTCACAGAAGGCCAACGCCCTCTACGCCTGGCAGAACCTGCCCAACCCGGGACGCCCCATCTGGCTGAGCATCATCCTAGGCCGCTTCCTCCTGGGCCTGTGGATGGGCCGCAAGAAGCTGCTGGAGGACGTGGAGCGCCACCGCGGGCTGCTCGTCCGGGTGATGGCGTGGGGGCTGGGCGTGGGCAGCGCCATCGCCACCCTGTCGTTGGTGCTCTACCTGAGGAAACAGGGCGTCCCCGGCGCGCAGGTCACCCCTCCCGCGTGGATGGTGGGCATGCGCACCCTGCGGGAGGTGGGCTACCTCTTCATGGGCTGCGGCTACGCGGCGGCCTTCGCGCTGCTCTTCCAGAAGGCGCGCTGGAGGAAGGTGCTGGGCGTGCTCACGCCCGCGGGCCGCATGGCCCTGACGCTCTACCTCATGCAGTCGGTCATCAGCCTCTGGCTGTATGACGGCTGGGGCCTGGGGCTGGTGGCCAGGACGCCGCCCTCGCGCACGGTGCTCCTGTGCCTGGGGGTCTTCGCGGCGCAGGTGGCCTTCAGCCACTGGTGGCTGGCGAGGTTCCGCTTCGGTCCGGTGGAGTGGCTGTGGCGCTCGCTCACCTACGGCCGCGCCCAGCCCATGCGCGTGGCCCCCGCCAGCGAGGCGCGCCCGGCGCACTGAAAATGTATCGGTGTATCAAGCGGGGCGCGTGATTTGACGCTGCCAAGGGCGCCAGCATGTAGTGCCCGGCATGTCCGAGTCCCCCCCCGCCGGTCCCATTGACAGCGCGCAGCGCGTCCACGCCCTGGACGCCCTGCGCGGCTTCGCGCTCCTGGGCGTCTTCATCTCCAACAGCCTGAACTGGTTCAACGGCCGGCTGCTCCTGCCGAAGGAACAGGCCCTGACGCTGGCCGCGCCGCCGCTGGAGCTCACGGTCAATTCGCTCTTCGCGCTGCTCGTCGAGCAGAAGTTCGTCACCCTCTTCACCCTGCTCTTCGGCCTGGGCTTCGCGCTGCAGATGACGCGCGCGGAGGGGCGGGGCACCTCCATCGTGCCGGTGTACCGGCGCCGCCTGCTGGTGCTGCTGGGCATCGGGCTGGTGCACATGTTCGCCATCTGGTTCGGCGACATCCTCACCACCTACGCGCTGGTGGGCTTCCTGCTGCTGTCGTTCCGCCAGTGCTCCGAGAAGACGGTGCTCGTCTGGGCGGCGCTGCTCCTGTTCGTGGTGCCCATCGTCTTCTCCGTCGGGCAGCGGGTGCTCCCGGCGATGCTGGACGGCGCGGCGGAGGCGGAGCGCGCCCAGAAGGCCA
The sequence above is drawn from the Corallococcus sp. NCRR genome and encodes:
- a CDS encoding DUF418 domain-containing protein codes for the protein MPEPSTAGPVELSERVHLLDALRGFALLGVFVSNSLSWFSGRQLLPQEQSQALAAPLLETVVRQLYAFFVDQKFVTLFSLLFGLGFALQMTRAEGRGTSIVPVYRRRLLALLGIGLVHMFAIWVGDILSTYALVGFVLLLFRQRSDRTVLTWVAVLFVVLPLTLSVAQRFGPELLHGQEAAEAAARATREEDAAHRTEFLTGLSSESVLTSQKANALYAWQNLPNPGRPIWLSIILGRFLLGLWMGRKKLLEDVERHRGLLVRVMAWGLGVGSAIATLSLVLYLRKQGVPGAQVTPPAWMVGMRTLREVGYLFMGCGYAAAFALLFQKARWRKVLGVLTPAGRMALTLYLMQSVISLWLYDGWGLGLVARTPPSRTVLLCLGVFAAQVAFSHWWLARFRFGPVEWLWRSLTYGRAQPMRVAPASEARPAH